GCGGTTGGCAACAGCACGCACCCCAGGACCTTCAGCGTCGTCGACTTGCCCGCGCCATTGAGGCCGAGGAAGCCGATGACCTCTCCCTGGCCGATGGTGAAGGCCAGGTCCCGGATGGCCGCGTGCTCACCGTAGTACTTGGTCAGCCCTTCGACCTGAATCATAGGGGGCCATTCCATCAGTCCCCCCAGGGGGGATTGTCAAGCTTCGAACCACTCAGCCATGGCGGAACTCCGGGCCCGCCGTGGTGCGGCCGAGCGTGAAGCGCAGCGCCCCCTCCAGCTCCGGGAAGAGGAACGCGTAGCCGAGCCGCTCGGCGGCGTTGGGGAGCACCCGGGCACCCGCCAGCAGGGCCTCCTGCCCCATCTGTCCGAAGAGCGTCTTGATGACGGCCGCGGGCATGGGCAGGAAGGCGGGCCGCCGCAGCACCCGGCCGAGCGTCCGGGCGAAGTCCGCCTGTCGCACCGCGCCCGGCGCCACGGCGTTGATGGGCCCCCGGGCCGCCTCGGTGAAGAGGCTGAAGTGGATGAGCCCCAGGATGTCCTCCATCGACACCCAGCCCATCCACTGCCGCCCCGAACCGATGGGCCCACCGCCGCCCGCGAGAAAGGCGGGCAGCATCTTCGCCAGCGCGCCATCCCGCGCGTCGAGCACCGGGCCGATGCGCAGGTGCACCACGCGGATGCCCGCGGCCTCGGCGGGCGCGGTGGCGGCCTCCCAGACGCGGCACACGTCCGCGAGGAAGCCCGTGCCCGGCGCGCTCTCCTCCGTGAGCGGCTCGTCGCCGCGGTCGCCGTAGATGCCGCTGCCCGCCGCGCACACCAGCACGCGGGGCTTCTTCTTCATCTTCGCCAGCGCCTCGGACAGCGTGAGCGTGCCCTCGGAGCGGCTCTTGAGGATGGCGTCCTTGTACTCGGGGGACCAGCGCTTGCCGGCGACATTGGCCCCCGCCAGGTGCACCACCGCGTCCACGCCCTCCAGCGCGTCGGTGTCCACCTGCCCCTTGTCCGGCGCCCACGCCACCTCGTGCCGCGAGGCGTCCGCGCGGCCTCGCACCAGTCGCTGGACCTGATGGCCTCCGGTGGTGAGCAGCGGCAGGAGCGCCGAGCCGATGAGCCCCGACGCGCCGGTGACGGCCACGCGCAGCGGGCCCTGGTCCGCGAACGCGGCGTGGCGCCGCGTGTCCGTGAGCGTCACCTTGTGGCGATAGGCGAACATCCGCTCCAGGGTGTGCCGCGCGAAGCCGCCTCCGAAGAGCCGGCCCAGCGGGCCCATGGGCAGGGCGTACTCGATTTCATCCTCGAGGATGGAGGAGCCGGTGGCGGGCTCGGGCCACATGCGATGGGTGTGGACCCACTTCGAGAAGGGGCCGGACACCTGCGTGTCCTGGAAGAGGGAGCCCTCGACGTACGCGGTGTGCTCGGCCACCCAGCGCCGGGGGATGGGGCCCATGCGCATCCGCATGACGACGCGGGCGCCGGTGTGGATGCCGTCGCCGGAGCGCTCGAGCAGCTCCATCCGCTCCCACGGGGGCGTCAGCCGTGCGAGCGCCCCTTCCCGGGCATGCCAGGCGAACAGCTCCGTCGCGGGGATGGGTGCCCGACTGCGCGCCTCGAAGACGAGTGACTTGCTCATGACGCCTCCTGGCGCGACAGTGCGGCATCG
The sequence above is drawn from the Myxococcus fulvus genome and encodes:
- a CDS encoding TIGR01777 family oxidoreductase yields the protein MSKSLVFEARSRAPIPATELFAWHAREGALARLTPPWERMELLERSGDGIHTGARVVMRMRMGPIPRRWVAEHTAYVEGSLFQDTQVSGPFSKWVHTHRMWPEPATGSSILEDEIEYALPMGPLGRLFGGGFARHTLERMFAYRHKVTLTDTRRHAAFADQGPLRVAVTGASGLIGSALLPLLTTGGHQVQRLVRGRADASRHEVAWAPDKGQVDTDALEGVDAVVHLAGANVAGKRWSPEYKDAILKSRSEGTLTLSEALAKMKKKPRVLVCAAGSGIYGDRGDEPLTEESAPGTGFLADVCRVWEAATAPAEAAGIRVVHLRIGPVLDARDGALAKMLPAFLAGGGGPIGSGRQWMGWVSMEDILGLIHFSLFTEAARGPINAVAPGAVRQADFARTLGRVLRRPAFLPMPAAVIKTLFGQMGQEALLAGARVLPNAAERLGYAFLFPELEGALRFTLGRTTAGPEFRHG